A genomic stretch from Shewanella woodyi ATCC 51908 includes:
- a CDS encoding winged helix-turn-helix domain-containing protein has product MIEIKKEAVFRLGECEVNPNDNSLNFSACGDGEDNSSKISVQPKFIELLSYLARQYPRVVPREELIDKIWEGNAYVGTKALTNAIWHLRKHLNPLLEGEQAIETVRKMGYRLLIEPVFDEADLVDEPDLYQQEQAKVEYLTLFNRRLVTVSLITFIVFCLFSVFHFYQDSIRYSPTERQQLTSAAGAELYPAVSPDGRWLVYGSRSKNKRTSLYLKDLLKPTETPKRLTSTKTSEYRAVWHPDAGALYYPSEQKGKCSLTVLNLDSNEATKLGACYSDTAAIDISPDGSSLAYIWNEGNGHHSGIYQLNLKDKDAEPVRLSCAENCGSRDRDMTFSPDGRWLAIARRFGNISEDIFIRDIETGKETRLTFGLEDIRGLSWHQDNERVIFSTENSGVRNGYIVGIDDKEIHSLEVEGMSYPRSIPNSNELVYSNYMRDYQIASFALEQSIPTATFPLLQVEYSYRNPDYSAAAKRIVYVSNETGFNEIWSSELDGGARRQHTDLKRRVAYPSWSHDGTKVAFLAPDDKNEGNKIHVLDINTSNISILATPYLDHNRPSWGWKDEMVLAKTDDGITEFYLDNRLPKVISSINMRLGKMIDADKLVFTQYSRKGLWMLSLSEPEAVSQIIESKYFDEGYNWVATDKGVYFRESGSRYQLINFWRFNTELVTPILKLPPSSIPRSGAMAYIPNNNSLLITLSENYKRDVIKLKHKLLH; this is encoded by the coding sequence ATGATAGAGATAAAAAAAGAGGCGGTGTTCAGGCTTGGGGAGTGTGAAGTTAATCCAAATGACAACAGTCTTAATTTCTCAGCTTGTGGAGATGGCGAAGATAATTCAAGTAAAATCTCTGTCCAGCCTAAATTTATCGAGTTGCTTAGCTATCTGGCTCGCCAGTATCCCAGAGTCGTTCCCCGTGAGGAGCTGATAGATAAGATTTGGGAAGGAAATGCTTATGTAGGAACAAAAGCACTGACCAATGCTATCTGGCACCTTAGAAAGCATCTTAATCCTCTTCTCGAAGGAGAGCAGGCAATTGAGACTGTACGTAAAATGGGTTACCGCCTTCTGATTGAACCTGTGTTTGATGAAGCCGATCTTGTGGACGAGCCTGATCTTTATCAGCAGGAGCAGGCGAAAGTTGAATACCTTACATTGTTTAATCGCAGGTTAGTCACTGTCAGTTTGATAACCTTCATTGTTTTTTGCTTATTCAGTGTATTTCACTTTTATCAAGACAGTATTCGCTATTCGCCAACAGAGCGGCAACAGCTGACATCGGCCGCAGGAGCTGAGCTTTACCCTGCTGTGTCGCCAGATGGTCGCTGGTTAGTTTACGGTAGTCGCAGTAAAAATAAGCGAACCAGCTTGTACCTTAAAGATCTGCTTAAGCCGACGGAAACCCCTAAACGGTTAACCTCAACGAAAACATCAGAGTATAGAGCTGTGTGGCATCCAGATGCTGGTGCACTCTATTATCCCTCTGAGCAGAAAGGTAAATGTTCTCTTACAGTACTTAACTTAGACAGTAACGAAGCCACTAAATTGGGTGCCTGTTATAGCGATACTGCGGCTATCGATATCTCCCCAGATGGCAGCAGTTTGGCCTATATATGGAATGAGGGAAATGGACATCACTCTGGGATATATCAACTTAACTTGAAAGATAAAGACGCTGAGCCTGTCCGGCTCTCCTGTGCTGAAAATTGCGGTTCGAGGGATCGTGATATGACGTTTAGTCCTGATGGTCGCTGGCTGGCTATCGCAAGGCGCTTTGGTAATATCTCTGAAGATATCTTTATTCGTGACATAGAGACAGGTAAAGAGACGCGTTTAACCTTCGGCTTAGAGGATATAAGGGGGCTTAGTTGGCATCAAGATAACGAGCGAGTTATCTTCAGTACCGAAAACTCTGGGGTAAGAAATGGCTATATTGTGGGGATCGATGATAAGGAGATCCACTCTCTAGAGGTTGAAGGGATGAGTTATCCTCGCTCAATTCCCAATAGTAATGAGCTTGTTTACTCTAATTACATGCGGGATTATCAGATAGCCTCATTTGCACTGGAGCAGTCTATTCCGACAGCGACTTTTCCGTTACTGCAGGTGGAATACAGTTACCGTAACCCTGATTATTCAGCTGCCGCTAAACGAATTGTCTATGTGTCGAATGAGACTGGTTTTAATGAGATCTGGTCGAGTGAATTAGATGGCGGGGCAAGGCGACAACATACGGATCTTAAGCGCCGCGTCGCCTACCCAAGTTGGTCCCATGACGGCACTAAAGTGGCTTTTTTGGCCCCAGATGATAAGAATGAGGGCAATAAAATCCATGTGCTCGATATCAACACATCTAATATCAGTATATTAGCCACGCCATATCTTGATCATAATCGCCCAAGCTGGGGCTGGAAAGATGAGATGGTATTGGCAAAAACCGATGATGGGATCACAGAGTTTTACTTAGATAATCGTCTACCTAAAGTCATAAGTTCTATCAATATGCGACTTGGTAAGATGATCGATGCAGATAAGTTAGTATTTACTCAATATAGCCGTAAGGGACTATGGATGCTGTCACTGTCAGAGCCTGAAGCTGTTAGTCAGATCATTGAAAGTAAATATTTTGATGAAGGGTATAACTGGGTCGCGACAGATAAGGGCGTTTATTTTAGAGAAAGCGGTAGCCGCTATCAGTTGATCAACTTTTGGCGTTTCAATACTGAACTCGTGACGCCTATTTTGAAGCTGCCACCTAGCAGTATTCCGCGCTCAGGGGCCATGGCCTATATTCCAAATAACAATAGTTTGCTGATCACTCTCTCTGAAAACTATAAAAGGGATGTGATCAAGTTAAAGCATAAGCTATTGCACTAA
- a CDS encoding anhydro-N-acetylmuramic acid kinase — MSKDYFIGLMSGTSMDGVDAVLVQFSQGEATLVERHSQAIPKHTLSGLQRLCLPGSDEITRLGQLDRSVGLLFASAVNALLEKAGVSKEQVVAIGSHGQTVRHMPNLDMGFTLQIGDPNTIAVETGIDVIADFRRKDIALGGQGAPLVPAFHQQMFSKPDTNRIILNIGGISNVTYLPGNSQAVVGFDTGPGNTLIDAWIQQVKHEAYDKDGAWAASGETDEKLLMYLLSHSYFSMGFPKSTGRELFNQAWLEQQTAAFGHLSEADIQSTLLDVTCHSIAKDVLTLSADGELFVCGGGAFNRELMSRLHNLLPSYQIDSTASLGMNPQWVEGIAFAWLAMRHNQGLSGNLPAVTGASREAVLGSLFPAA, encoded by the coding sequence ATGAGTAAAGATTATTTTATCGGCTTAATGTCCGGCACCAGCATGGATGGCGTCGATGCAGTATTAGTGCAGTTCAGCCAAGGAGAAGCCACACTTGTTGAGCGGCATAGCCAAGCTATCCCAAAACATACCTTAAGTGGCCTGCAGCGTCTCTGTTTGCCTGGAAGTGATGAGATAACTCGTTTAGGTCAGCTAGATCGCAGTGTTGGGCTACTCTTCGCCTCCGCCGTCAATGCGCTGCTGGAAAAAGCAGGCGTCTCCAAAGAGCAAGTGGTTGCTATTGGCAGCCACGGGCAGACTGTGAGGCATATGCCCAATCTGGACATGGGATTCACACTGCAGATTGGCGATCCTAATACTATCGCTGTTGAGACAGGCATTGACGTGATTGCTGATTTTAGACGTAAAGATATCGCCCTAGGGGGACAGGGAGCTCCCCTAGTTCCTGCTTTTCACCAGCAGATGTTCTCTAAACCTGATACCAACCGCATTATCCTTAATATTGGTGGGATCTCCAATGTGACTTACCTACCTGGTAACTCTCAAGCTGTGGTAGGTTTCGATACGGGACCTGGAAACACGCTCATTGATGCTTGGATACAGCAGGTAAAACATGAAGCCTATGACAAAGATGGCGCTTGGGCAGCCAGTGGTGAAACCGATGAGAAGCTGCTGATGTACCTGCTCTCTCACTCATACTTCTCTATGGGTTTTCCAAAGAGTACCGGCAGAGAGTTATTTAATCAGGCTTGGCTTGAACAACAAACTGCGGCCTTTGGTCACCTAAGTGAAGCCGATATTCAATCAACGCTGCTCGATGTCACCTGCCATAGTATCGCCAAGGATGTATTAACCCTCTCTGCCGATGGAGAGCTGTTTGTCTGTGGTGGGGGAGCATTTAATCGCGAGTTGATGTCTCGACTACATAACTTACTTCCAAGTTACCAGATAGACTCTACCGCCAGTTTAGGTATGAACCCACAATGGGTTGAAGGGATCGCTTTTGCTTGGCTTGCCATGAGGCATAATCAAGGACTCTCGGGTAACCTGCCCGCGGTAACTGGCGCCTCACGAGAAGCAGTTCTCGGCTCACTCTTTCCAGCCGCTTAA
- a CDS encoding peptidoglycan DD-metalloendopeptidase family protein — MGKVITLLKLLPKMHQILLTVLVSVTLIILVLPADDAQASKNANSQLSGTIELNHLDESTTTTSEFNNQDKLKVPLAFRTPTPPSSASVIPKMNDEANLVKPEVSIAALRAEKVEQDHTETFKVKSGDTLAALFKRADLSARDVYEITLLPKAKKHLLKIMPGQEIMISKSSEGEFTQLKFHLDPVSTLVINKDDKGYEEKVVNKQIESRTKFASATISSNFWNAGVGAGLTPNQIMQLATIFGWDIDFALDLRKDDNFSIIFEEEFADGKFLRNGNILAAEFVNQGDRYTAVRYTDGNYYSEEGRSMRKAFLRSPVDFKYVSSSFNPKRLHPVTGQVRAHRGVDYVAAVGTPIKAAGKGRVIKSAYNKYNGNYVFIKHNDTYTTKYLHLKKRKVKQGQSVKQGQIIGTLGATGRVTGAHLHYEFIVNGTHRNPRTVKLPKSLPIANKEKPAFLALSKQIMAKLQQNKQVQLASQ, encoded by the coding sequence ATGGGAAAGGTTATAACATTATTAAAATTGCTTCCAAAAATGCATCAAATATTGCTGACTGTTTTAGTTTCCGTAACCTTAATTATTTTAGTTTTACCAGCAGATGATGCCCAAGCATCTAAAAATGCTAACAGCCAACTCTCTGGCACTATTGAACTTAACCATCTTGATGAGTCGACTACAACAACCTCTGAATTCAATAATCAAGACAAATTAAAAGTCCCGTTAGCTTTTCGTACCCCGACGCCGCCTAGTTCTGCCAGCGTCATTCCCAAAATGAATGATGAAGCTAATCTAGTTAAACCTGAAGTTTCAATTGCTGCTCTGAGGGCGGAAAAAGTTGAACAAGATCATACAGAAACTTTCAAAGTAAAAAGTGGTGACACTTTAGCCGCTCTGTTTAAACGTGCCGACCTTAGCGCACGAGATGTTTATGAGATAACCCTGCTTCCCAAAGCCAAAAAGCATCTGCTTAAGATTATGCCGGGGCAGGAGATAATGATATCCAAGAGCAGCGAGGGTGAATTTACTCAACTTAAATTCCACTTAGATCCAGTGTCTACGTTAGTTATCAACAAAGACGACAAAGGATACGAAGAGAAGGTCGTTAATAAACAGATTGAGAGCCGCACTAAATTTGCTAGTGCCACTATCAGCAGTAATTTTTGGAATGCAGGTGTCGGCGCAGGTTTAACCCCCAACCAGATCATGCAGCTTGCAACTATCTTCGGCTGGGATATCGATTTTGCCTTAGATCTCAGAAAAGATGACAACTTCTCCATTATCTTTGAAGAGGAGTTTGCCGATGGCAAGTTCCTGCGCAATGGCAACATTCTTGCCGCAGAGTTTGTGAATCAAGGCGATCGTTATACGGCGGTACGTTACACAGACGGTAACTACTACTCAGAGGAGGGACGCAGCATGCGTAAAGCCTTCCTTCGCTCCCCAGTTGATTTTAAATATGTCAGCTCTAGTTTTAATCCCAAACGTCTTCACCCTGTCACAGGTCAAGTCAGAGCCCATAGAGGGGTCGATTATGTTGCCGCTGTCGGCACACCAATCAAAGCTGCGGGTAAAGGCAGAGTGATAAAGTCTGCTTACAACAAATACAATGGTAACTACGTATTTATTAAGCATAACGACACCTATACCACTAAGTATCTGCACCTTAAAAAACGTAAGGTTAAACAGGGACAAAGTGTTAAGCAGGGACAGATAATTGGTACTTTAGGGGCAACAGGGCGAGTAACAGGTGCTCACCTACACTACGAGTTTATCGTTAATGGCACCCATAGAAACCCGCGAACCGTAAAACTGCCAAAGTCTCTACCCATCGCAAATAAAGAAAAGCCGGCATTCCTGGCTCTCAGTAAACAGATAATGGCTAAACTTCAACAGAACAAACAGGTACAACTTGCATCGCAATAG